A region from the Streptomyces tsukubensis genome encodes:
- the galE gene encoding UDP-glucose 4-epimerase GalE, whose translation MTASPQGPNTPTPVRKYLVTGGAGYIGGAVARRLLAAGHEVVVLDDFSTGFRDGVPAGAVLVEGCIRDAARWLDPSFDGVLHFAAYSQVGESVVDPGKYWENNVGGTIALLAAMRAAQVRKLVFSSSAATYGEPVRSPVTESDPTAPTSPYGATKLAVDHMIGGEARAHGLAAVCLRYFNVAGAYRGHGERHEPESHLIPLVLDVALGRRESIAVYGDDYPTPDGTCVRDYIHVADLAEAHVLALAAARPGEQLICNLGNGSGFSVREVVAAVRKVTGHPVPETLAPRRPGDPAVLVASATVARERLGWTPARPGLTDIVSDAWEFARTRALV comes from the coding sequence ATGACCGCAAGCCCCCAAGGCCCCAACACCCCCACCCCCGTACGGAAGTACCTCGTCACCGGGGGCGCGGGCTACATCGGCGGGGCCGTCGCCCGTCGGCTCCTGGCGGCCGGGCACGAGGTGGTCGTCCTCGACGACTTCTCCACCGGCTTCCGCGACGGCGTCCCCGCGGGCGCCGTCCTCGTCGAGGGCTGCATCCGGGACGCGGCCCGCTGGCTGGACCCGTCCTTCGACGGCGTGCTGCACTTCGCCGCGTACTCCCAGGTCGGTGAGTCCGTCGTCGACCCCGGGAAGTACTGGGAGAACAACGTCGGCGGCACCATCGCCCTGCTCGCCGCCATGCGCGCGGCCCAAGTCCGGAAGCTCGTCTTCTCCTCCAGCGCCGCGACCTACGGCGAACCGGTCCGCAGCCCCGTCACCGAATCCGACCCCACCGCACCGACCAGCCCCTACGGCGCCACCAAACTCGCCGTCGACCATATGATCGGCGGCGAGGCGCGGGCCCACGGCCTGGCCGCGGTCTGTCTGCGCTACTTCAACGTCGCCGGGGCGTACCGCGGGCACGGCGAGCGCCATGAACCCGAATCGCACCTCATCCCGCTCGTCCTCGATGTGGCCCTCGGCCGCCGCGAGTCGATCGCGGTCTACGGCGACGACTACCCCACCCCCGACGGCACCTGCGTCCGCGACTACATCCATGTCGCGGATCTCGCGGAGGCGCATGTACTGGCGCTGGCCGCGGCTCGCCCCGGCGAGCAGCTGATCTGCAACCTCGGCAACGGCAGCGGCTTCTCGGTCCGCGAGGTCGTGGCGGCCGTACGGAAGGTCACCGGGCATCCGGTGCCCGAGACGCTCGCACCGCGCCGCCCCGGGGATCCGGCCGTCCTCGTCGCCTCCGCGACCGTCGCCCGCGAACGGCTCGGCTGGACCCCGGCCCGCCCCGGACTCACCGA
- a CDS encoding outer membrane protein assembly factor BamB family protein has product MSQPPSRPWPEDTGSPWDPRSGYGYPEQGQEQGQDQGRDPYEGGGPAQPPVPAAGSGGPPYIPPPPPGPPPGPPPVPPAQDGQFPAYGTGPGQPGPAQGGPFPAYGTGQGAGDGGAPGPYHQPGAAQPYPGAQQFGPYAGGTQPGPYAGGTQHGGQAFAYGSVPPPPPGGPGKRRTPILIAAGVAALLVAGAGTYAVVGSDDGKDGRKTSTGEPTAPAPTNSASPEDNDGGGTATGGRGGETDRDPSADDLNADRAPGEARALFVTRNDVDLPRGGAEVHGPWSYGGTIAKAMYKQVVGYSATDGGKKWTVPLEREICSATPRPSAGGTIVVGIKDRIGSGARCRDLRSIDLGTGKVIWKAQIPEEKGFLGLSDHTLTISGNTLAAGATGVSYGFSLKDGKQLFTGPRSGCKPFAYAGGARLLAAVSCPTGDYKKPKHQLQQIDPATGKARWTFNAPAGWEIDKVYSADPVVVSLVKREPKSWTVVALKPDGTLRAPIAGGKEKFRVGCGGSFVIFGQNLEGCQGVVADPNTLYLATEPVRGTGGGGNQIVAFDLNTGRPTWRAPSGGETAAVPVRMDGRNLIVYREPSYGSGGAVASIAPAGGPPKTLLRHPRSAAKTENSLYSVNVLYEAGSVYLAARRVSAANDREELKTPTMLAFGP; this is encoded by the coding sequence ATGTCTCAGCCGCCCAGCCGGCCGTGGCCGGAGGACACCGGTTCCCCGTGGGATCCCCGGTCCGGCTACGGATATCCGGAGCAGGGTCAGGAACAGGGCCAGGACCAGGGCCGGGACCCGTATGAGGGCGGGGGTCCGGCGCAGCCGCCGGTGCCCGCCGCCGGGAGCGGCGGGCCGCCGTACATACCCCCGCCGCCGCCCGGACCGCCGCCCGGACCGCCGCCCGTACCCCCGGCGCAGGACGGCCAGTTCCCCGCGTACGGCACCGGGCCCGGGCAGCCCGGCCCGGCGCAGGGCGGTCCCTTCCCGGCGTACGGCACCGGCCAGGGCGCCGGTGACGGCGGGGCTCCGGGGCCGTACCACCAGCCCGGCGCCGCCCAGCCGTACCCGGGCGCCCAGCAGTTCGGCCCGTACGCCGGCGGCACGCAGCCCGGCCCGTATGCCGGCGGCACGCAGCACGGCGGCCAGGCGTTCGCGTACGGTTCGGTCCCCCCGCCCCCGCCCGGCGGCCCCGGCAAACGGCGCACGCCGATCCTGATCGCCGCGGGCGTCGCCGCCCTCCTCGTCGCCGGAGCCGGTACGTACGCCGTCGTCGGCAGCGACGACGGCAAGGACGGCCGGAAGACCAGCACCGGTGAACCGACCGCCCCCGCCCCCACGAACAGCGCATCACCCGAAGACAACGACGGCGGCGGCACCGCGACCGGCGGCCGGGGCGGCGAGACGGACCGCGACCCGAGCGCCGACGACCTCAACGCCGACCGTGCGCCCGGCGAGGCCCGCGCCCTCTTCGTCACCCGCAACGACGTCGACCTGCCGCGCGGCGGCGCCGAGGTCCACGGCCCGTGGAGCTACGGCGGCACCATCGCCAAGGCCATGTACAAGCAGGTCGTCGGCTATTCGGCCACCGACGGCGGCAAGAAGTGGACCGTGCCGCTGGAGCGGGAGATCTGCTCCGCGACACCCCGCCCGTCCGCGGGCGGCACGATCGTCGTCGGCATCAAGGACCGCATCGGCTCGGGGGCCCGCTGCCGCGATCTGCGGAGCATCGACCTCGGCACCGGCAAGGTGATCTGGAAGGCTCAGATCCCCGAGGAGAAAGGCTTCCTCGGACTCTCCGACCACACCCTCACCATCAGCGGCAACACCCTCGCTGCGGGCGCCACCGGGGTGTCGTACGGCTTCTCCCTGAAGGACGGCAAGCAGCTCTTCACCGGGCCCCGGAGCGGCTGCAAGCCCTTCGCGTACGCGGGCGGCGCCCGGCTGCTGGCCGCGGTGAGCTGCCCCACCGGCGACTACAAGAAGCCCAAGCACCAGCTCCAGCAGATCGACCCGGCCACCGGCAAGGCCCGCTGGACGTTCAACGCACCCGCGGGCTGGGAGATCGACAAGGTCTACTCCGCCGACCCCGTCGTGGTCTCCCTCGTCAAGCGCGAGCCCAAATCGTGGACCGTCGTCGCGCTCAAGCCCGACGGCACGCTCCGCGCCCCCATCGCGGGCGGCAAGGAGAAGTTCCGCGTCGGCTGCGGCGGCTCCTTCGTGATCTTCGGACAGAATCTGGAGGGCTGCCAGGGCGTCGTCGCCGACCCGAACACCCTCTACCTGGCCACCGAGCCCGTCCGCGGCACCGGCGGCGGCGGAAACCAGATTGTCGCCTTCGACCTGAACACCGGCCGCCCCACATGGCGGGCGCCCTCCGGCGGGGAAACCGCCGCGGTGCCGGTGCGCATGGACGGCCGCAATCTGATCGTCTACCGGGAGCCGTCGTACGGTTCCGGGGGAGCCGTCGCGTCGATCGCCCCCGCGGGCGGTCCGCCGAAGACGCTGCTGCGCCACCCCCGGTCCGCGGCCAAAACCGAGAACTCCCTCTACTCGGTGAACGTCCTCTACGAGGCCGGCTCCGTCTATCTGGCGGCGCGCCGGGTGAGCGCGGCGAACGACAGGGAAGAACTGAAGACCCCGACGATGCTGGCGTTCGGCCCCTGA
- a CDS encoding response regulator transcription factor, which yields MGVRLMVVDDHRLHAEALASALKLRGHRVLAATAPVAGAADLVVTRAPEVCLLGTASPAEPGVFDPIVRIRRERPQVAVVVLGPVPSPWGIAAAFAAGAAGYVRHDERIEGVERAMVKARAGEAVVAPALLQGAFAELLNPVSQPDDEGQRLLRLLTPREVEVLVRVAEGEDTRLIAAGMGIAPSTARTHVQRVLMKLGVGSRLEAAALAARTGLLDRAALR from the coding sequence ATGGGCGTGCGGCTCATGGTGGTCGACGATCACCGACTGCACGCCGAGGCGCTCGCCTCGGCGTTGAAACTACGGGGACACCGGGTGCTGGCCGCGACGGCGCCCGTCGCGGGCGCGGCGGACCTGGTGGTCACCCGGGCGCCCGAGGTGTGCCTTCTGGGGACCGCGTCCCCGGCGGAGCCGGGCGTCTTCGACCCGATCGTCCGGATCAGGAGGGAGCGCCCCCAGGTCGCGGTGGTGGTCCTGGGGCCGGTGCCGAGCCCCTGGGGCATAGCGGCGGCCTTCGCGGCGGGCGCGGCGGGCTATGTCCGTCACGACGAGCGCATCGAGGGTGTGGAGCGCGCCATGGTCAAGGCCCGCGCGGGGGAGGCGGTGGTCGCCCCCGCCCTGCTCCAGGGGGCCTTCGCGGAGCTGCTCAACCCGGTCTCGCAGCCGGACGACGAGGGCCAGCGGCTGTTGCGGCTGCTGACCCCGCGGGAGGTGGAGGTGCTGGTCCGGGTCGCGGAGGGTGAGGACACCCGGCTGATCGCGGCGGGCATGGGCATCGCCCCGAGCACGGCGCGCACGCATGTCCAGCGGGTGCTGATGAAGCTGGGCGTGGGCTCGCGCCTGGAGGCGGCGGCGCTGGCAGCCCGCACGGGCCTCCTGGACCGCGCGGCGCTCCGCTGA
- a CDS encoding outer membrane protein assembly factor BamB family protein, which translates to MSQPPPPPPPPSGPPPQGGGFGAPVDPPPGGFGPPQGPPPAGYGYPQQAPQPGGAWGPPPPPGYPAQPQGYGVPQAPYGYPTQPQGAVPPGGPQPPRKKLGTQAKIVIAAAAAVVLIVGGGVLYAATGDDTGKKETTASSGGTEGGKDGGKSGGKGGGGTEKVPEDTASRLAFTLDQPANKEVSSFKGSWVTDKAFVKPGVHELTGYDRDKGTVLWRIPLPGQTCGASRHKSADQKTAILFEPAPRAASGTGRYQQCSEVGVVDLASGKLLWRKSVTSPLRGDRPISFEEVTLSGTTVAAGGLSGGAAFDLDTGAVRWKPTSSDADCEDRGYAGGPALVAVRACGTYGNEQLTIQPVDPVSGRPQFSYKMPKGVDYASIVNTKPLVVAADVGDTGKYGISDFFSIDDRGRLLAKVSATGDRFEARCGATDVESCSNVAVGNGRLYLATSPHEGSGGGYGRTNEIVSYDLTTGKPLPGRADAGEGYTILPLRMDGNAVIAYKQPPYRKGGQVVSLDGTALTATLLMENPSDEQSVEKERKFLVGGSEYLYADGRLYLSEELMSGAGTSTYKSYLAVAFTTES; encoded by the coding sequence ATGAGTCAGCCGCCTCCTCCTCCCCCACCGCCGTCCGGACCGCCCCCGCAGGGCGGCGGCTTCGGCGCGCCCGTGGATCCGCCGCCGGGCGGCTTCGGCCCGCCGCAGGGGCCGCCGCCCGCCGGTTACGGCTATCCGCAGCAGGCTCCGCAGCCCGGGGGCGCATGGGGACCCCCGCCGCCGCCCGGCTACCCGGCGCAGCCCCAGGGCTACGGCGTCCCGCAGGCCCCGTACGGCTATCCGACCCAGCCCCAGGGCGCCGTGCCCCCGGGCGGACCGCAGCCGCCCCGGAAGAAGCTCGGCACCCAGGCGAAGATCGTCATCGCCGCGGCCGCCGCCGTCGTCCTGATCGTCGGCGGCGGGGTGCTGTACGCCGCGACCGGCGACGACACCGGCAAGAAGGAAACCACCGCGAGCAGCGGGGGCACCGAGGGCGGGAAGGACGGCGGGAAGAGCGGCGGCAAGGGCGGCGGCGGTACGGAGAAGGTCCCCGAGGACACCGCGTCCCGGCTCGCCTTCACCCTGGACCAGCCGGCGAACAAGGAGGTGTCCTCCTTCAAGGGCTCCTGGGTCACGGACAAGGCGTTCGTGAAGCCCGGTGTGCACGAGTTGACCGGCTACGACCGGGACAAGGGCACCGTGCTCTGGCGGATCCCGCTCCCGGGCCAGACCTGCGGTGCCTCGCGCCACAAGTCGGCCGACCAGAAGACGGCGATCCTCTTCGAGCCCGCACCCCGCGCCGCCTCGGGCACCGGCCGCTACCAGCAGTGCTCCGAAGTCGGCGTCGTCGATCTGGCGAGCGGCAAGCTGCTGTGGCGGAAGTCCGTCACCTCCCCCCTCCGGGGCGACCGGCCGATCAGCTTCGAGGAGGTCACGCTCAGCGGCACCACGGTCGCCGCGGGCGGCCTCAGCGGCGGCGCCGCCTTCGATCTCGACACCGGTGCCGTGCGCTGGAAGCCGACCTCGTCCGACGCGGACTGCGAGGACCGCGGCTACGCCGGAGGGCCCGCGCTCGTCGCGGTCCGCGCCTGCGGCACCTACGGAAACGAGCAGCTGACCATCCAGCCGGTCGACCCGGTCAGCGGACGCCCCCAGTTCTCGTACAAGATGCCGAAGGGCGTGGACTACGCGAGCATCGTCAACACCAAGCCGCTGGTCGTCGCGGCGGACGTCGGTGACACCGGGAAGTACGGGATCTCCGACTTCTTCTCCATCGACGACCGCGGCCGACTGCTGGCGAAGGTCTCCGCGACCGGCGACCGCTTCGAGGCGCGCTGCGGGGCCACCGACGTCGAATCGTGCAGCAACGTCGCCGTCGGCAACGGACGGCTCTATCTGGCGACCTCGCCGCACGAGGGCAGCGGCGGAGGCTACGGGCGGACGAACGAGATCGTGTCGTACGACCTGACCACCGGGAAGCCGCTGCCGGGTCGCGCGGATGCGGGCGAGGGCTACACGATCCTGCCGCTGCGGATGGACGGCAATGCCGTGATCGCCTACAAGCAGCCGCCGTACCGCAAGGGCGGCCAGGTCGTCAGCCTCGACGGCACCGCCCTCACGGCGACGCTGCTGATGGAGAATCCGTCGGACGAGCAGTCCGTCGAGAAGGAGCGGAAGTTCCTCGTGGGCGGCTCCGAGTATCTCTATGCCGACGGGCGGCTCTATCTGAGCGAGGAACTGATGAGCGGCGCGGGCACTTCCACGTACAAAAGTTATCTGGCGGTTGCATTTACGACAGAAAGTTGA
- a CDS encoding ABC-F family ATP-binding cassette domain-containing protein: MAVNLVNVEAVSKVYGTRALLDSVSLGVSEGDRIGVVGRNGDGKTTLIRLLAKLEEPDSGRVTQSGGLRTGVLTQHDSLDPAATVRHEVIGDLADHEWAGSARIRDVLTGLFGGLSLPGFPEGLDTVIGPLSGGERRRIALAKLLIDEQDLIVLDEPTNHLDVEGIAWLAEHLRNRRSALVCVTHDRWFLDQVCTRMWDVQRGAVYEYEGGYSDYVFARAERERIAATEEAKRQNLMRKELAWLRRGAPARTSKPRYRIEAANELIADVPPPRDTSELMKFASARLGKTVFDLEDVTVQAGPKVLLKHLTWQLGPGDRIGLVGVNGAGKTSLLRALAEAAETDGEAQPAAGRVTVGKTVRLAYLSQDVTELPAQLRVLEAVQQIRDRVDLGKGREMTAGQLCEQFGFVKEKQWTPVGDLSGGERRRLQLLRLLMAEPNVLFLDEPTNDLDIETLTQLEDLLDGWPGSMVVISHDRFFVERTTDRVLALLGDKTLRMLPRGIDEYLERRRDAVESAAPAPAPAKSAAAAPETKTRSAGELRAAQKELQRIERQLDKLAEKEKAVHDEIAANATDFERVAGLDAELRALAGQREELEGRWMELAEDV, from the coding sequence ATGGCCGTCAATCTGGTCAATGTCGAGGCAGTCAGCAAGGTGTACGGAACGCGTGCCCTGCTCGACTCCGTGTCCCTCGGCGTCTCCGAAGGGGACCGCATCGGTGTCGTCGGGCGCAACGGCGACGGCAAGACCACCCTCATCCGGCTGCTGGCCAAACTGGAGGAGCCCGACAGCGGCCGGGTCACCCAGAGCGGCGGGCTGCGGACCGGGGTCCTCACCCAGCACGACTCCCTCGACCCGGCGGCCACCGTCCGCCACGAGGTCATCGGCGATCTCGCCGACCACGAGTGGGCCGGCAGCGCCCGGATCCGCGACGTCCTCACCGGCCTGTTCGGCGGTCTGTCGCTGCCCGGGTTCCCCGAGGGCCTCGACACCGTCATCGGCCCGCTCTCCGGCGGTGAGCGCCGCCGGATCGCACTGGCCAAGCTGCTCATCGACGAGCAGGACCTGATCGTCCTCGACGAGCCCACCAACCACCTCGACGTCGAGGGCATCGCGTGGCTCGCCGAGCATCTGCGGAACCGCCGCTCCGCCCTGGTCTGCGTCACCCACGACCGCTGGTTCCTCGACCAGGTCTGCACCCGGATGTGGGATGTGCAGCGCGGCGCGGTCTACGAGTACGAGGGCGGCTACAGCGACTACGTCTTCGCCCGGGCCGAGCGGGAGCGGATCGCCGCCACCGAGGAGGCCAAGCGGCAGAACCTGATGCGCAAGGAGCTGGCGTGGCTGCGGCGCGGCGCCCCCGCCCGTACCTCCAAGCCCCGCTACCGCATCGAGGCCGCCAACGAGCTGATCGCGGACGTACCGCCGCCGCGGGACACCAGTGAGCTGATGAAGTTCGCGTCCGCCCGGCTCGGGAAGACCGTCTTCGATCTGGAGGACGTGACCGTCCAGGCCGGGCCGAAGGTACTGCTGAAGCATCTGACCTGGCAGCTCGGCCCCGGCGACCGGATCGGTCTGGTCGGGGTGAACGGCGCCGGGAAGACGTCCCTGCTGCGGGCGCTCGCGGAGGCCGCCGAGACCGACGGCGAGGCACAGCCCGCCGCCGGGCGGGTCACGGTCGGCAAAACGGTACGCCTGGCCTATCTCTCCCAGGACGTCACCGAGCTGCCCGCCCAGCTGCGGGTCCTGGAGGCCGTCCAGCAGATCCGGGACCGTGTCGACCTCGGCAAGGGCCGGGAGATGACCGCGGGGCAGCTGTGCGAGCAGTTCGGCTTTGTGAAGGAGAAGCAGTGGACGCCGGTGGGCGACCTCTCCGGCGGTGAGCGCCGCCGGCTCCAGCTGCTGCGGCTGCTGATGGCCGAGCCGAACGTCCTCTTCCTCGACGAGCCGACCAACGACCTCGACATCGAGACCCTCACCCAGCTGGAGGACCTCCTCGACGGCTGGCCCGGGTCGATGGTGGTCATCTCGCACGACCGGTTCTTCGTCGAGCGGACCACGGACCGGGTGCTGGCCCTGCTCGGGGACAAGACCCTGCGGATGCTGCCGCGCGGTATCGACGAGTACCTGGAGCGGCGGCGCGACGCCGTCGAGTCCGCCGCCCCGGCGCCCGCCCCCGCGAAGTCCGCCGCCGCGGCACCGGAGACGAAGACCCGGTCGGCCGGTGAGCTGCGGGCCGCGCAGAAGGAGCTGCAGCGCATCGAGCGGCAGCTCGACAAGCTCGCGGAGAAGGAGAAGGCGGTCCACGACGAGATCGCCGCCAACGCCACCGACTTCGAACGGGTCGCGGGGCTCGACGCCGAACTGCGGGCCCTCGCCGGGCAGCGGGAGGAACTGGAAGGCCGCTGGATGGAGTTGGCCGAGGACGTCTGA